Proteins encoded in a region of the Inquilinus sp. KBS0705 genome:
- a CDS encoding MarR family transcriptional regulator, whose translation MSEVSVNIENHQRYACKMVYLLKRFIDDWSGKKLCVAHQTGFNSAHLPLFMSIGTEGISNNALAAKLNVSKQATSKIIKELEVLDMVKSEKSTDDARVVMLHLTDEGEKFYQYLRSQVETLEEQYKKEVGAKNYEIAIDVMSKLIKFHEGYNCTGQ comes from the coding sequence ATGAGCGAAGTGAGTGTGAATATCGAAAATCATCAAAGATATGCCTGCAAAATGGTGTACCTGCTTAAACGTTTTATTGATGACTGGAGCGGCAAAAAGCTATGTGTAGCTCATCAAACAGGTTTTAACAGTGCCCATTTGCCTTTGTTTATGAGCATAGGTACCGAGGGTATCAGCAATAATGCATTGGCTGCGAAACTTAATGTATCTAAACAAGCCACCAGTAAAATCATCAAAGAGCTTGAAGTGCTTGACATGGTTAAAAGCGAAAAAAGCACTGATGATGCCCGTGTAGTGATGCTCCATTTAACAGACGAAGGTGAAAAATTCTATCAATATCTGCGCAGCCAGGTTGAAACCCTGGAAGAGCAATATAAAAAAGAGGTTGGAGCTAAAAACTACGAGATAGCTATAGATGTAATGTCTAAACTCATCAAATTCCACGAAGGCTACAACTGCACAGGTCAGTAA
- a CDS encoding glycosidase, with product MTDIAKRFPQNPLLSPKHLKPTSEGLHIACLLNPGVFKFDGKIWLLVRVAERPEQSEVHVSFPILTATGETQIMEIALDDADLIATDARVVRYKGIDYLTTLSHLRLLCSDDGIHFYEPDGYPKLFGNGPLQTFGIEDCRVTFLEGTYYLTFTAVSGSGVGVGMRTTVDWKVFQSHGIILPPHNKDVAIFEEKINGLYYALHRPSSVDIGGNYIWLSQSPDGIHWGNHKCIVKTREGMWDSGRVGGGAAPIKTEKGWLEIYHGATKEHRYCLGAVLLDLDDPSIVLARTADPIMEPTAPYEVTGFFGHVVFTNGHVLDGDTLTIYYGAADEHVCGATFSIKEILAALDV from the coding sequence ATGACAGATATAGCAAAGCGTTTTCCGCAAAATCCGTTACTATCACCTAAACATCTTAAACCAACAAGCGAGGGGCTGCATATTGCCTGCCTGTTAAACCCCGGCGTGTTTAAGTTCGACGGCAAAATATGGTTATTGGTACGAGTTGCCGAAAGACCGGAACAAAGCGAGGTACATGTATCGTTCCCGATACTGACAGCTACCGGCGAAACACAAATTATGGAAATAGCCCTGGATGATGCCGACCTTATAGCTACCGACGCAAGGGTGGTGCGATACAAAGGGATAGACTATTTAACCACCTTATCGCATTTACGATTACTTTGCAGCGATGATGGTATACATTTTTATGAGCCTGATGGATACCCGAAGCTTTTTGGTAACGGCCCTTTACAAACCTTTGGTATCGAGGATTGCCGGGTTACTTTTTTAGAGGGAACATATTACCTTACTTTTACCGCCGTATCTGGTAGTGGTGTAGGAGTAGGCATGCGCACTACTGTTGATTGGAAGGTTTTTCAATCGCATGGTATAATATTACCACCGCATAATAAGGATGTAGCCATATTTGAAGAAAAAATAAACGGCTTGTATTATGCCCTGCATCGCCCAAGCAGCGTTGATATTGGCGGCAATTATATCTGGCTGTCACAATCGCCGGATGGCATTCATTGGGGAAACCACAAATGTATAGTTAAAACCCGTGAAGGAATGTGGGATAGCGGACGGGTAGGCGGCGGGGCTGCACCAATTAAAACCGAAAAGGGTTGGCTGGAGATATATCACGGTGCGACCAAAGAACACAGATATTGCCTTGGCGCTGTTTTGCTTGATCTGGATGACCCCTCCATCGTATTAGCCCGTACTGCCGACCCTATAATGGAACCTACGGCACCATACGAGGTTACCGGTTTTTTTGGGCATGTAGTATTTACCAATGGCCATGTTTTGGATGGCGATACACTTACTATATACTATGGTGCTGCTGATGAACATGTATGCGGCGCAACCTTTTCAATTAAAGAAATATTGGCCGCCTTAGATGTATAA
- a CDS encoding helix-turn-helix transcriptional regulator gives MRRDVFQAIADPTRREIINLLAKKQLNLNAVADNFDISRPAVSKHIKILAQCGLITIKQEGRDRLCKANLRKLEQVSAWADQYRAFWNDKLDALENFIENEKIKT, from the coding sequence ATCCGAAGAGATGTATTCCAGGCAATTGCCGACCCTACCCGCCGCGAGATAATAAATCTGCTGGCCAAAAAGCAGCTTAACCTAAACGCGGTTGCCGATAACTTTGACATTAGCCGCCCTGCTGTAAGCAAACACATTAAAATTCTGGCCCAGTGCGGCCTCATTACTATAAAACAGGAGGGGCGTGATAGGTTATGCAAGGCTAACCTACGAAAATTGGAACAAGTATCGGCTTGGGCAGACCAATATCGCGCCTTTTGGAACGATAAGCTGGATGCCTTAGAAAACTTTATAGAAAACGAAAAAATTAAAACATAA
- a CDS encoding SRPBCC domain-containing protein, with amino-acid sequence MENKPLIVERTLNASADRIWQALTDNSQMKQWYFQLEHFEACVGFEFSFNGQGAKGEQYVHNCRVTAVEPEKKLSYTWKYESYPGESEVSFELFPQGDETLVRITHTGLETFPQDSPDFGPASFNKGWNHILGISLKDFVEK; translated from the coding sequence ATGGAAAACAAACCACTGATTGTAGAGCGTACGCTAAACGCATCAGCCGACCGCATATGGCAGGCGCTTACCGACAATTCGCAAATGAAGCAATGGTACTTTCAGTTAGAGCATTTTGAGGCCTGTGTGGGCTTTGAATTCAGTTTTAACGGCCAGGGTGCTAAGGGTGAGCAGTATGTGCATAACTGCCGTGTAACAGCTGTAGAGCCTGAAAAGAAACTTAGCTACACCTGGAAGTATGAAAGCTATCCCGGTGAATCGGAAGTTTCTTTCGAGCTGTTTCCTCAAGGCGATGAAACCCTGGTGAGGATAACCCACACCGGATTGGAGACCTTCCCGCAAGACAGCCCGGACTTTGGACCTGCAAGCTTCAACAAAGGCTGGAACCACATATTGGGTATCAGTTTAAAAGATTTTGTGGAGAAATAG